The following DNA comes from Hordeum vulgare subsp. vulgare chromosome 3H, MorexV3_pseudomolecules_assembly, whole genome shotgun sequence.
ATCCGAattcctttcttttctttttctttcacaAGACATACACATAAACATACACACATACTCGagttgacacacacacacatactcgaGTTGACATACACATAAACATCCCCTCTATTGCCCTTCTCCTATAAGGGCCCGAGTCTCAACAACTAGCTCAGCACTGCAAGATAGAAAGATTATTGGCCTTCCCTCGTTCTGACGCCGATCCTTGTGCAAGTGTGGGAGGTTGTAATTATTTCCTCCTTTGTTTTTCATGACCTCAACCATAACCGCTTGTAGGGTCACAAAACTTCTGAACAACTTGTCGACCTCATAATTCTCGAACTCTTCCTCCACACCTTCTACCAATTCTCAGATATTTTTCGATGATCTGCAATCAGTCAGAGACTGAAGAGAGTTGTGAAAGCAGAGGTCTAAGACATTAAAGTCGGGGCTATTTGGTGGTTGCTGCACCAATCGAATGTCAAGATATGTCTGTTCCACAGCTTCACGAAAAGAAACATCATTAGGAAGGACATGGGGTTTAGCATTATCCTGTTGAATAAATATGGTTGCCCCCTCATCTTCGTCAGGACATTTGTCTTGAAttgcagggataactttattGATAAGATAATGTCTATACACATTTCTTGTCACTTTCACAGATTTCAGTTCTTTCGTTCCCTTTGCTGTGTTTTGACTTTTTCTAACTGCTTCGGTCTCTTCGACAAAGGCCCAAGTGCCGATCTTTCCATTAAATGTCACCTCCCCGTCATCATTGTATCTTGGCTTAGCCACAGCAGTGAGGAACATCACCTTTCCAATGTTGTTAGTATTAGGCACAGTGCGCACGGGTGGAGGTTCTCCCGGCAGAAGGTAATACGTGTTCTTCGCCCTTGTCATGTCGTACCACTTCTCATCGATATGCACGATGATTGTCATCGACTTGAAGAGTGACCTGGAAGTTGAGATCCAAAGCTCATCGAGCATAGATATGCAAAACTTCAATCTTCTAATCTTATTCTCTGGCTTGAGGGTAGGCTTCACGGTGTTGGTGACACGCTTTAGCTCATCCATCTGAAACCTCCTGTGTAGGGTCGAGCGTGGAACACTTAGAGATCTTGCTAGAGCTCGAATCGTCCTCCTTTTGTTTAGTGGGATTGTCGATGTCCTTGATAGATCCAGATCTTTCCTCTTTCTGCCGCTTCTGCCCTTCTTCTTATTTCAGACATCCACTTGTAGGCCTTCTGCAATTTGTCGATTTTCATCACACTATATTCTTTCTACCGTTCGTACGGTCGTATTCAGCAATGTTGCAACGAGCAGCTTGTCATCTGGGCAAATATCTCCATCTTTGCTCTTGATTACTCTCAAAGAAAAATAAACACCAAACCTTTGCTCATTTGTGAGGTTTACCGCACTTCTTCTTATTGCTTCCTCTTGAGCAATTGCTTCCTCCTCAGGAATTGTTGCGTCCTCATGAATTGCTTCTTCATGATCTCTTGCAGGACTGAAGTTGAGATCCAAGAACATCCCCTCTCCTGATGAAAAGGAGCAAGAGATAAGTCAATTCAGTTAACACCGACTGAAAATTCAATTAACACTTGAGCACATTTATAGTAATGTTACAACATGTTTTCATATTGTTGGAGTATTTACCTGATGCATCCCCCTCTTGAtgattttcctcttgattttcaggTACTTCATCCTCCTCTTGTGGAGGAGTCAAGTTCAGATATGCCATATCCATGACGATGAGTcgatcctcctcttgattttcagGTACTCCATCCTCCTCCTGTGGAGGAGTAAAGTTGAGATCTGCCATATCCATGACGATGAGTCGATCCTCCTCTTgaatttcaggtactccatccTCCTCTTGTGGAGGAGTCAAGTTGAGATTTGCCATATCCATGGCGATGTCCTAACAAAAATTTAACATTTAGTTAGCTTAAGGAATTCAAGAAGGACAtgagtagataattgtaaaaggaCATGAGTAGATTATGGTAGTACTCCAAATTATAGTAGTGACCATGTAGTGTAGTGTAGTGTAGTGACCAGTACTATAGTGTAGTGAaatttagaccaattctttcttcaGATTGACTACCTGATCTGATCTGATCTAGTGATGTGAATTCACCACCCACAAGTCTCAAAGACAATTAAAAGGGAAGGTGAACCAGGAAGGAGTGGACTACTACAACATGCTCATAGATTACATGCTCCAGCAAGGTAACTGAATTTTCTACACCTAGGCATTTTTGCTATGTTTGATCCGATTCTGTCCGTTGTTGTACGATCGCAGTGCTAAATTTGAATGGTAGATTTGATTCCAAGGGACCACAGTGCAGCTATTTTATCTGCCTTTACCCCTTTTCCCATAAAGAACAGGGGTCATTCTCTCTTTCTGAATGCCCCTTTTATGTTTCCGTTTTGGCAGTTGTGCGTATTTTCTCTGTGTGTCCACGAGAAACATGCTATAGTTAGATGTTCAAAGCAGGGTAAACTGCCATTCCAGCTTCTGCACCACTTAGTAGATACTTCAGGATGTGCATCCGTGGGCTTATTTCAATTTGACTTATTTGCCCTAACCATCCTGCTTTGTGCTATCAATACTATTCAAAGTAAACAAATGTTTAATGGAGTATGGTAGTAGAATGCTTGGTTGTGCGACCATGCCATGCCCAGTTGCCTACTGCTCCTCTTCAGCCTATAGTTCTAGCTGTTTGTCTCTTGCTGTTATACTGAATCTTTGTCTTCTTGCTTAATGCAAATACGGGCACCCCTCACGCGTCTTCTCTACAAACAAATATTTCTTGCTTGATGTTGAAACTGCAAATACGACCTTCTCACTCTCATCACACTTCACAAGTTACCATTGTACCTAACACAGAGCTTTCGCTTGTTATTCCCTAATCCCTACACAAAATTCACAGTTCACCTGTGTACCGAACATAGAGCTTTTACTTGTTATTTCCTACACAAAGTTCACTTCATATAGAAGCAACATGTATTCCTCAATGGTAAACTGCCTAGCAAGTCTTTCCTTAAGGAAAACTACCTAGTGAGTAGTGAATCCCCTGTATCATGCAAACAACCAAGTTTTTTGTTGTTCCTTATCTTGTGTACACATCACTAGATCAAAACAACCAAGTTCTTGCCTTCAATCTGCAAGGCCGAGGATCAGGGTATGTGTCGCTGGGAGTGTCCTCCTCACACACTTGGTTCCTTGTTTGCAGGTCGACCGGCGGcctcctaggattacatccaacatCAAGCACAACCTGAGGATCGTCAAATTCTGGAAGGTACTGCTGTCCATGCCATCCTACATTCAGTTTCAGTTTCAATTCAAACAAGAAAGGACatcgctatttaagtatagtcttCTACCTGGTTCCGTCGTTGCAATTTGTGGCATTCAAATTAGAGATGATGCGGCTGGACATCAGATTGACAGAGGAGGGCCCGGCGACAGGGGCAGGAGCTCCGGCGGGCGGCGACCGGCTGCGGAAGGCCTGGAGTGGGAGCTTCGACGGCCAGCGGCGGAAGGCCTGGAGCAGGAGCTCCGGCGGCCGGCTGCAGAAAGCATGGAGCAGGAGCGGCGATCGCTCGGGGATCGCGGCAGGAGAGGAGATTGCTGGGGGATCGCGGCAGGAGCAGAGATCGCGGCAGGAGCGGCAGGATCGCGGATCACGGCAGGATCGCAGGGATTGCAAGACGATCGCTTGATTGCAGGAGCAGAGATCGCGACAGGGACTGGATCGCTTTTTTTTAAATCTAAGGGGTGTAATTACGAAATTGTATTGCAGTTCAAAATCCTTGTCCCCTGCGACAGAtatttcgggacggagggagtatgtgacagccacaaggtTGATATGccgaagctatttacccttcataaggacccttttcatcgaatccaatctgactagagtgggagagacagacacccgctagccaccttatgcaccatgtgcatgccaggcggtggaaccagtctcacgtaagcgtacgtgtaaagtcggtccgggccgcttcatcccacaataccgtcggaaaaagataagactagtaacggcaagcaattgacaaaatcaacgcccacaacttttgtgttctactcgtgcatagaatctacgcacatAAAACCTTGGTtcggataccactgttgggaaacgtagtaaattcaaaattttcctacgccatacaaggatctatctatggagagaccaacaacgagcaaGAGAGAATAGAATCTTCatatctttgaagatcgctaagcagaagcgttactatgaacgcggttgatggagtcgtactcttagcaattcagatcgcgttgtattccgatctatgtgccgaaccacgacacctccgcgttcgacacacatgcagcccggtgacgtctccaacaccttgaaccagcaaggaggaaggagaggttgagggagagagctccggcagcacgatggcgtggtggcagTGGAGCTACATGGAACTCTGAcacggctttgccaagcaccgcggaggacaaggaaggagagaggtagggttgcgccgagagagagagagagatagttcGTGCCTTAAATCATCCCCAATACCCAGGTAttcataggagggagggaggagggtgcgccacctctagggtttccaccctaggggtggcagcaGCCCATCtgggccaggggcggcggcgagggtcactacaaggaatatgctaatacatgacgctattttttcgtcgctacatcgtcacggtttttagtttacgacgatctcacgacgaaaaaccaagcgtcgaatacggagcgtcacaaatgaacagcagcgacgtttacgatcctaaatcgtcattggcaatcaaacccaatcctacgtggcagtcctatgtggtaaaattacgacgaaatcaaaatgtcatggttcaaatcagcccaacccatttcaattgatcacatgggctgattttatttttttgggcttttcttattgggccttagcctatttacagccacttatAGTATTTGTTTCCGattttttttgtatcattataatttgggctctggccttttaatgcccaaatacatttggtccagtttcagttttggccttttttatttttgaattcacCAACTTTTGtttcagaacttggtttcatttctatttgttgggccttttcgaaCAATTATTTgttcaatattaaatccaacactattttatattcaaatcaagaaaactccaagtcaaataaaaatcatccatcatataacataacataatacatctcccaggtttacataacacaactaGTGATTGGGGCGCGCCATGACGCGCCGCCTAAGCGGAAGCTCGGCGGAGTCAGCTAGGACGCGCCCCTTCCACTCTCCTATTTGTACCATGGGTGCTCTGTGATTTCTAACTACCTCAGATACATTAATCAAGAACACAAGTAGAGAAACAACTACTAAGAACAATCTGTAGCATAATTTATAACACAAAAAACATCACTTGTGTAAAGAGAGCGCATAGCACATCAGCAGTACATGCCCATATGACCTTGGCCATTACGGCCAGGTCCAAAAactcgatcaacatgaagtttggCATCGCCATGTCGGCGATACCATTGGTTTTGTGGCTCTGGTAGCAGCACCATCATTGAACCCATCCTCAGCTAGCATTCTAGCAAGAGGGGGTGATATACCCAGCCCCTGCAGCATGATCACCGACACCCTACTTGCTTGCATGGTACCACGGTTGATACTTGAGGAAGAGGAGGTGGTGGAGTTGATGCTTCTTCCTCTTTTGGTTTTCTGTTGTACTCTATTGCCAGTACAGCCTGCAAACAAATAAAGTTGTCCAAGAAATATTAGCAAGAACGAAAATAGAAAAGACAAACAATGACAAGTAAAGCTCATGTAGTCAACCGAATAATGGGAAACTCCATTTTAGCAAGATAACTGTTTCTTATTTTAGTCTTAGTATGTGgtctttctagaaggaaaatacaTTATTGACTTGTATAAGTTCCCAACCTGATTTTTTGAAGCAAGGGGAGCATCTCTCACATAATCTTCCATAGCTTGCAAGAATGACGCAGGAGGCTGCATGTGTCATCTATAGGTTATCAGCAAGTTTGCAAACATAAGGAACAACAATGGAAATATACGAATAATCCTGAGGATCCGAACCAAACCTGTTTGATTGTTAACAGCTTCTCACCCCACCCAATATGTATGGTTTTACATGTATCATAAAATCCAGAAAGTTGCCCTGCCTGCACAACGCAAGGACGGCAATAAATATAGAGAAACACGGATATCATTCAGCCACGTAGCCTGCGATTTCAGGTGTTCTGGAAAACCAATTCAAACTAACAAAGTAATTAGTTGACCAAGAATAAGGAAAAAGTAATTGACCTGCATAAGTGCTTTTTTGTATATATCAAGGGCCCGAATAGCGTCGTCCCTATGCATATCAAAGAACTGCATTGTGCAGAAGATGCCAATGGTGTAAGAGAAACAAATAAAGCATACAAGATTACAAGATAAGCTAGTGGCCAGTACCTTGTCAACTAGGTTGAGTATGCCATCATTAATGGCTGTCTGGATCCTAACACTCTCCGTAGGAACCTTCCATTTACAAGCAAAACAAAGCCAACGGCTGATGAAATCACCATTAGATAAGACACTGTTCATAAATGCTCTGAATGCTCACTATTGCAAGGGCATGCTGGATTATGGTGTTATAAGATGACGACCCATGCGGCTGGAAAGTATGGATCAACAGTAATTAATGCAGATTTAAATATCATGTCACCTCAAGAATATTGGATCCGGTTCACTTTGTGCAGAACAACAAAGCAATGAATCACCTGACAACTGTTTAGCCGGAAAAGAAGCTGCGACAATGCCGGCAGTTGTGCAAGCAAACCAGTTGTATCAACATCTCGTGTTCCCTGTAGATAATTGTTATCAGAAATAAGATGCTAATTAAAGTGACCCATTGACACCTTATGAACCAAGCCAATATTTGTTTTTTTCCATCAATAAATAAACTTGCATTAGATTACGTACCAATGGATCCAGTTCGACGTCATAATTCAGCACACAGAAAGATTCGAGCCTCTCTTCCAAATACAAAGCGTAATTGTGCACCCACGCGGAGTGATCCCAAGCTGCAAATACACCATGTCAGGAGAAAGTTCTTGTTATTTTTTGCGGAAGAGAAAGTTCAGATACTAATCCAAGACCAGGGTGAAGTTAACAGCAGCTAGCTAGTACCATCAGGGCTGGAGTCATCTTTGAAATAGGACATGTGTAGCATCTGGCCGCTAGATCTTCCGTAACTGATGAGCTCGTCATGGAAAGAAGGGTCAACCTCGCGAAGGGCACGGTGTATCACAATTAGCGTCTTGAGTGCAACCTAACGAATCAGAAACGAAAGTTTGTCAATCATAAGCAACATGACAGAACCAACAGTAGCAACATGACAGAACCAACAGTCTGAATTTTCAGGTAAAATGACACGGTGCAGAACTGCACAAACAGGACAGGTTCCATCCATGATCCATCTACTCGGACTCAATCTTATATACCATGAATATGAGGAAATTTATGATGGTGAGACATACCGCCCAGTTGCGCGTCTTGGAGAGGCGTCTGGCGAGGGCGCGGATGCAGTAGGCCACGTCCGCCCGAGCCCTCCCAGAATTAAGATGCATGAAGATATCTGAGAAGATGAAGCACATGCCGAGAACTGTGGCGTTTTCGACGGAAGAAAGATCATGCTCTTCTTGGTCCTCCATGTAGGAACATGAGTTTGCTATTACCTCTGATGTACTTCTCCTTTGCAGGCCGCTCCACATGGTTGGTGGCCTTGACGATGGTAATGTCCAGTTGCTGTTGCAAAGAGCGATAACATTACGATTTTTTTTAAACCATCTCTAGAAGTAAAATTTTGGATGAATGATGCAAGAGCGAGGGATAGAGATGGTGATTTCTAGTGCTTGGTACCTTGTAGGCGCTGTTCACTTTGGCGATGCTGACGGTGGTGGAGTCCTTGAGGGCGCCCACATACTTCCTGATGCTGGTGCCGCCGCCGGCCATCCTTGGTTCTGATCTGCAAAGCAGAGGAAATGGAAGGGTTCTTCAGAGCTGGTAAACTGCCAAAAACTCGTGCATCGCTGTCCGTCCCATGCATGGCGTGCGAAAGAGATGGATGTGAAGCAAGCAAAAAAAGAGATGGCATCCGAtctaatctatctatctatctatctatctaacaTAGCATCAGAGGAAACGAGCGAGCATCAGAATATGGAAGCATTGGGCCCTGTTAAATCACACACTAAATACTATGACACCACTACTAATTAAGCATGATAACTACCAGATAAATTAATACAGTTGCATCAGATTACCCAGTACCTCAGCAAGCTAAGTCAAGTAATTGATATCTACAACACATGGGCAAACTTACACAAAGGCAGACAAGTTCATAACTAAAACACAGAGTTATTAAGATCATATAAGCAAGAAGGAATTTTCCACATTTAACTGCACAAGTTGATGCACCTAACCGCAAGCCGTATATATACACCAAATTAGCATCATTGCTTGGTAATCCACCCAAAACTTTTCATACAGGCTATATGTGACAAGGTAACACCCTAACAGTAGCCGTAT
Coding sequences within:
- the LOC123441375 gene encoding putative clathrin assembly protein At5g35200 — its product is MAGGGTSIRKYVGALKDSTTVSIAKVNSAYKQLDITIVKATNHVERPAKEKYIRDIFMHLNSGRARADVAYCIRALARRLSKTRNWAVALKTLIVIHRALREVDPSFHDELISYGRSSGQMLHMSYFKDDSSPDAWDHSAWVHNYALYLEERLESFCVLNYDVELDPLGTRDVDTTGLLAQLPALSQLLFRLNSCQPHGSSSYNTIIQHALAIVPTESVRIQTAINDGILNLVDKFFDMHRDDAIRALDIYKKALMQAGQLSGFYDTCKTIHIGWGEKLLTIKQPPASFLQAMEDYVRDAPLASKNQAVLAIEYNRKPKEEEASTPPPPLPQVSTVSHKTNGIADMAMPNFMLIEFLDLAVMAKIVLSSCFSTCVLD